In Astatotilapia calliptera chromosome 23, fAstCal1.2, whole genome shotgun sequence, a genomic segment contains:
- the LOC113015833 gene encoding uncharacterized protein LOC113015833, producing MWFSSFLLSTEGVLISIFFFLLITYHLKNRNPRNFPPGPFALPFIGNFQIVDKKHPHIYFTKLAEVYGNVFSFCFGSNKMVMISGYKMVKEALVTQADNFVDRPYSALADRFYSGPTEGLFKSNGGKWKAQRRFALSALRDFGLGKKRMEQCICEEIRYLQEEIEQEKGKLFSAAGLFNNAVSNIVCQLVMGKRYDYSDHNFQLMLKYLSESLQLEGSIWGQLYESFPGVMKRLPGPHNKMFSYFDIVKDFIAQEIKSHKEDLDPNNPGDYIDAFLIKMENLNESDLGFTETNLVLCSADLFLAGTETTATTLLWALVFLIRHPDIQEKVQAEIDNVIGQTRQPSMADRPNLPYTDAVIHEIQRMGNIIPLNGLRVAAKDTTLDGYHIPKGTSVLPVLTSVLFDKTEWETPDTFNPGHFLDADGKFVKREAFLPFSAGNRVCLGESLAKMELFLFFVSLLQQFTFSVPDGVELSTEGVSGIVRVPEPFKVHAKFTENRSLLLCFTMQLRDLFLCLDIKEQLLIIFAGLLMVYFHFRKDKDPPGFPPGPPALPILGNIFNIDAKQPHIYLTKLADFYGNVFCIRLGRHKTVFVSGWKMVKEALVTQADNFVDRPYSPMVTRIYSGNSAGLFFSNGKVWRRQRRFAMTTLRTFGLAKESTEQSICDESQHLKDAMEKEKGEPFDPVPFLNNAVSNIICKIVFGRRFDYSDHNFQIMLSNLTEMAYLEGSIWALLYDAFPGLMKHLPGPHNRIFSSSKSLVASIREEIEKHKLDLDPNNPRDYIDSFLIKEKHNRNSHLGFEEENLVLCCLDLFLAGSETTSKTLQWGLIYLIMNPQIQCKVQEEIDRVIGQTRQPTMADKPNLPYTDAVIHEIQRMGNIVPLNGLRMAAKDTILGGYFIPKGTSVMPNLTSVLFDKNKWETPDTFNPEHFLDSEGKFVRRGAFLPFSAGRRACLGEGLARMELFLFFVSLFQKFNFSTLDGVKLSTEGVTGATRTPYPFKVYAKPR from the exons ATGtggttttccagctttttgcTGAGCACCGAGGGGGTTTTaatctctatttttttcttccttctgatCACATACCACCTCAAAAACAGGAATCCAAGGAATTTTCCACCAGGACCATTTGCTTTACCCTTTATTGGGAATTTCCAGATTGTGGACAAGAAACACccacatatttattttaccaag CTGGCTGAAGTCTATGGGAACGTGTTCAGTTTCTGCTTCGGCAGCAATAAAATGGTAATGATCTCTGGATATAAGATGGTAAAAGAGGCTCTGGTGACGCAAGCTGACAACTTTGTGGATCGACCATACAGTGCCCTGGCTGACAGGTTTTACTCGGGACCCACAG AGGGTCTGTTCAAGAGCAACGGTGGGAAATGGAAGGCACAGAGACGCTTTGCTTTGTCTGCATTACGAGACTTCGGCCTGGGGAAAAAACGCATGGAACAGTGTATCTGTGAGGAGATCCGATACCTGCAGGAGGAGATAGAGCAGGAGAAAG gtaAACTTTTCAGTGCAGCAGGTCTCTTCAACAATGCTGTGTCTAATATAGTTTGCCAGCTGGTGATGGGGAAAAGATATGATTACAGTGACCACAACTTCCAGCTCATGCTGAAGTATCTGTCTGAGAGTCTTCAGTTGGAGGGCTCCATATGGGGTCAG CTCTATGAATCATTCCCTGGAGTGATGAAGCGTTTGCCAGGTCCTCATAACAAAATGTTCAGCTATTTCGACATAGTCAAAGATTTCATCGCTCAGGAGATAAAGAGCCACAAGGAGGACCTGGACCCCAACAATCCCGGAGACTACATCGATGCTTTCCTTATCAAGATGGAGAAT CTCAATGAATCTGACCTGGGCTTCACTGAGACCAACCTGGTTTTGTGCTCTGCTGATCTTTTCCTGGCTGGAACAGAAACAACTGCCACTACTTTGCTGTGGGCTCTGGTTTTCTTGATCAGACATCCTGATATCCAGG AGAAAGTCCAGGCAGAGATAGATAACGTGATTGGACAAACCCGCCAGCCTTCCATGGCTGACAGACCAAATCTGCCCTACACTGATGCCGTCATCCACGAGATTCAGAGGATGGGAAATATTATTCCTCTCAATGGACTCAGAGTTGCTGCCAAGGATACAACCCTGGATGGTTACCACATACCCAAG GGTACCAGTGTGTTGCCTGTACTCACCTCTGTGCTGTTTGACAAGACTGAATGGGAGACTCCAGACACCTTCAACCCAGGACACTTCCTGGATGCTGATGGGAAGTTTGTGAAGAGAGAAGCATTCCTACCTTTCTCTGCAG GGAACCGTGTGTGTCTTGGTGAAAGCCTCGCCAAGATGGAGCTgttcctgttttttgtcagcTTGCTGCAGCAGTTCACTTTCTCTGTTCCTGATGGAGTGGAGCTGAGCACAGAGGGAGTTTCTGGAATTGTACGTGTGCCTGAACCCTTCAAGGTTCACGCCAAG TTTACTGAAAACCGTTCAC TTTTACTCTGCTTCACAATGCAGCTGCgtgatttgtttctttgtcttgaTATAAAGGAGCAGCTGCTTATTATTTTTGCCGGCCTCCTTATGGTATATTTTCATTTTCGTAAGGATAAGGATCCACCGGGCTTTCCTCCAGGCCCTCCAGCTCTACCTATTTTAGGAAACATCTTCAACATTGATGCCAAACAGCCTCATATTTACCTAACCAAG CTTGCTGATTTTTATGGGAATGTGTTCTGCATACGTCTGGGAAGACACAAAACAGTGTTTGTGTCCGGgtggaagatggtgaaggaagCTTTAGTAACACAAGCGGACAACTTTGTGGACCGGCCTTACAGCCCGATGGTGACCAGAATTTATTCAGGGAACTCAG cGGGTCTTTTCTTCAGTAATGGGAAGGTGTGGAGGAGACAGCGACGTTTTGCCATGACTACTTTACGCACCTTTGGTTTAGCTAAGGAGTCGACAGAGCAGAGTATTTGTGATGAAAGTCAACATCTGAAGGACGCGATGGAAAAGGAGAAAG GTGAGCCATTCGACCCAGTGCCGTTCTTAAACAATGCTGTCTCCAACATCATCTGCAAGATAGTGTTTGGGAGACGATTTGACTACAGTGACCACAACTTCCAGATCATGCTGAGCAATCTGACTGAGATGGCCTATCTGGAAGGTTCCATATGGGCTCTA CTATATGATGCATTCCCAGGACTGATGAAACACCTGCCGGGACCTCACAATCGCATCTTTAGCAGCTCCAAATCTTTGGTGGCATCTATCAGGGAAGAGATCGAGAAACATAAGTTAGATCTGGACCCCAACAACCCGAGAGATTACATTGACAGCTTCCTCATAAAGGAGAAA CACAACAGAAACAGTCATTTGGGCTTTGAGGAAGAAAACCTGGTTCTGTGCTGTCTGGACTTGTTCCTGGCTGGCAGTGAAACCACTTCAAAGACTTTGCAGTGGGGACTCATCTATCTCATCATGAACCCTCAGATCCAGT GTAAAGTCCAGGAAGAGATAGACAGAGTGATCGGACAGACCCGTCAGCCCACCATGGCAGACAAACCCAACCTGCCTTACACTGATGCTGTCATCCACGAGATCCAGAGGATGGGAAACATCGTTCCACTCAATGGACTCAGGATGGCCGCCAAGGACACAATCCTGGGTGGTTACTTCATACCCAAG GGGACCTCTGTGATGCCTAACCTGACTTCAGTGCTGTTTGATAAGAATAAATGGGAGACTCCAGACACCTTTAATCCTGAACATTTCCTAGATAGCGAGGGCAAGTTTGTGAGGAGGGGAGCATTTTTACCTTTCTCTGCAG GAAGGCGTGCGTGTCTCGGTGAGGGGCTGGCAAGGATGGAactcttcctgttttttgtcagtttgtttcAGAAGTTTAATTTTTCCACTCTGGATGGAGTCAAGCTGAGTACAGAAGGAGTCACCGGAGCCACTCGCACACCCTACCCTTTTAAGGTGTACGCTAAGCCGCGCTGA